In uncultured Bacteroides sp., the following proteins share a genomic window:
- the ald gene encoding alanine dehydrogenase — MIIGIPKEIKSNENRVSLTPGGAKELTKRGHSVYVQHNAGINSGFEDEAYVAAGANILSTIEKVYEIAEMIVKVKEPIESEYKLIKPNQVLFTYFHFASEKELTYAMLESGAICIAYETVEKEDRSLPLLIPMSEVAGRMSVQEGARFLEQPQGGRGLLMSGVPGVKPAKVLVLGGGIVGCNAALMAAGMGADVVITDISLPRLRYLSEIMPPNVKTLYSSPHNIEEELPTTDLVIGAVLIPGAKTPHLITREMLKHLRKGSLMVDVAIDQGGCFETSHPTTHTNPQYTVDGIVHYCVANIPGAVPFTSTLALTNATFPYVLALANKGWEQACQEDKSLTLGLNIVKGKVTYPAVAETFGLNYEPVNL; from the coding sequence ATGATTATCGGAATCCCAAAAGAGATAAAAAGCAATGAGAACAGAGTCTCACTTACACCCGGCGGTGCAAAAGAGTTAACAAAAAGAGGTCATTCTGTTTATGTGCAACACAATGCTGGTATCAACAGCGGTTTTGAAGATGAAGCTTATGTAGCGGCTGGAGCAAACATTTTGTCAACCATAGAAAAAGTTTATGAGATAGCAGAAATGATTGTCAAAGTGAAAGAGCCTATCGAATCTGAATACAAACTAATAAAGCCTAATCAAGTACTATTTACCTATTTCCACTTTGCATCAGAAAAAGAACTTACTTATGCAATGCTTGAAAGCGGAGCTATCTGTATAGCCTACGAAACAGTAGAGAAAGAAGACAGAAGTCTTCCGTTACTAATACCAATGTCGGAAGTTGCAGGAAGAATGTCCGTACAGGAAGGAGCACGTTTCCTTGAACAGCCACAGGGAGGAAGAGGTTTGCTAATGAGCGGAGTACCCGGAGTTAAACCAGCCAAAGTATTGGTACTTGGCGGAGGTATTGTAGGCTGTAACGCAGCTTTAATGGCAGCCGGAATGGGAGCCGATGTGGTTATTACAGATATATCGCTTCCACGTCTACGTTACTTAAGTGAAATTATGCCTCCTAACGTAAAGACACTCTACTCCTCACCACATAATATAGAAGAAGAACTTCCAACAACCGATCTTGTAATTGGTGCAGTACTAATCCCCGGTGCTAAAACACCTCACCTCATTACCCGAGAGATGTTGAAACATCTTAGAAAAGGCAGTTTAATGGTAGATGTTGCTATTGATCAAGGTGGATGTTTCGAAACATCTCATCCTACTACACATACTAATCCGCAATATACAGTTGATGGAATTGTGCATTATTGCGTGGCCAATATTCCGGGAGCAGTACCATTTACTTCTACCCTTGCTCTTACTAATGCAACATTCCCGTATGTTTTAGCATTAGCAAACAAAGGCTGGGAACAAGCTTGCCAAGAAGATAAGAGTCTGACTTTAGGGCTTAATATTGTAAAAGGTAAAGTGACTTATCCAGCTGTTGCTGAAACTTTTGGATTAAATTATGAACCTGTAAACTTATAA
- a CDS encoding nitronate monooxygenase translates to MNRICDLFGIQYPIIQGGMVWCSGWRLASAVSNAGGLGLIGAGSMHPEVLREHIQKCKQATDKPFGVNIPLMYPQIEEIMNIVVEERVKIVFTSAGNPKTWTSFLKQNEITVVHVVSSARFAEKCESAGVDAIVAEGFEAGGHNGREETTTLCLIPSVRKATTLPLISAGGIATGAGMLAVMTLGAEGVQIGTRFALTKESSAHDTFKEFCLTLGEGDTKLLLKKLAPSRLAKGKFFSEVEEAEARGASVEEMRELLGKGRAKKGIFEGNLEEGELEIGQVSSLLRELKPVAEVIKEVIDEFNTCRQAVSELPSF, encoded by the coding sequence ATGAACAGAATATGTGATCTTTTTGGAATTCAATATCCTATAATACAGGGAGGAATGGTGTGGTGCAGCGGTTGGCGCCTGGCTTCCGCAGTAAGTAATGCAGGGGGATTAGGTTTAATCGGAGCTGGTTCCATGCATCCCGAAGTTCTTCGCGAGCATATCCAAAAATGTAAGCAGGCAACAGATAAACCTTTCGGAGTAAATATCCCGCTGATGTATCCTCAAATTGAGGAGATTATGAATATCGTGGTGGAAGAAAGGGTAAAGATTGTTTTTACCTCGGCTGGCAATCCCAAAACATGGACATCTTTCCTGAAGCAAAACGAAATAACTGTGGTTCATGTGGTTTCCAGTGCCAGGTTTGCTGAGAAGTGTGAATCTGCAGGAGTTGATGCTATTGTAGCCGAAGGCTTTGAAGCTGGTGGACACAATGGAAGAGAGGAAACAACAACTCTTTGTCTCATACCTTCAGTTCGGAAAGCAACCACTTTACCTTTGATTTCTGCCGGTGGAATAGCTACAGGTGCAGGAATGCTGGCAGTAATGACCCTGGGAGCAGAAGGAGTTCAGATAGGAACACGTTTTGCGCTGACAAAAGAAAGCTCAGCTCACGATACTTTTAAAGAATTCTGTCTGACTCTTGGTGAAGGCGATACCAAACTTCTTTTAAAGAAACTGGCTCCATCCCGATTGGCTAAAGGTAAATTCTTCTCAGAAGTAGAAGAAGCTGAGGCTCGTGGTGCATCTGTGGAAGAGATGCGTGAATTGCTGGGCAAAGGCCGTGCAAAGAAGGGAATCTTTGAAGGAAATCTGGAAGAGGGAGAACTGGAAATTGGTCAGGTGTCTTCATTGCTTCGTGAACTAAAACCTGTTGCTGAGGTTATAAAAGAAGTTATTGACGAATTCAACACTTGCCGACAAGCGGTTTCTGAATTACCTTCTTTTTAA
- a CDS encoding DUF4943 family protein yields MKNCIWSLLMGFLFLMGCNGEDVDFDNPDPEVFVKEIKAGTYDTKSPSGFVEVPIFAKKDIPELITHVKDMSSVPFFPANMTTSYGPNAKYRLGECVMWTIESIRVGRYASLGRKLIHKEVNEHLQYAFLTDDEIKEVADLYIKWWNKVMNQPEYNLQDPFLDDPLTGTNYRWN; encoded by the coding sequence ATGAAGAACTGTATATGGTCATTACTGATGGGTTTCTTGTTTTTAATGGGTTGCAATGGTGAAGACGTTGATTTTGATAACCCGGATCCTGAGGTTTTTGTAAAAGAGATAAAAGCTGGTACTTATGATACTAAAAGTCCTAGTGGATTTGTTGAAGTTCCTATTTTTGCAAAGAAAGATATTCCTGAGCTGATAACTCACGTAAAAGATATGTCTTCTGTTCCCTTCTTCCCGGCTAATATGACCACTTCATACGGACCTAATGCTAAATACCGGTTGGGAGAATGCGTAATGTGGACTATTGAATCAATAAGGGTAGGTAGATATGCCTCTTTGGGGCGCAAACTTATTCATAAAGAGGTAAATGAACATTTGCAATATGCTTTCCTTACAGATGATGAAATTAAGGAAGTAGCTGATTTATATATAAAATGGTGGAATAAGGTGATGAACCAACCGGAATATAACCTGCAGGATCCTTTCTTAGATGATCCATTAACAGGTACTAATTATCGATGGAATTAA
- a CDS encoding sigma-70 family RNA polymerase sigma factor, with amino-acid sequence MEDELELAKGCRAGDNVARKSLYTLYSKRLLAVCYRYTGDIDVAHDLLHDGFIKIYKSISKFNYRGEGSLELWMNRVMVNLSLDYLQQRKKMQEVIVQEEELPDVMELPERELYEGLSDAQLMLFVTELPTGYRTVFNLYVFEEKTHKEIATMLHINEHSSTSQLHRAKCMLAKRIKEFIRNEEE; translated from the coding sequence TTGGAAGATGAGTTAGAATTGGCTAAAGGATGCCGGGCAGGCGATAATGTTGCTCGGAAGAGCCTTTACACGCTTTACTCTAAGCGACTACTTGCAGTTTGTTATCGTTATACAGGCGATATTGATGTTGCCCACGATCTTCTTCACGATGGCTTTATAAAGATATATAAGTCTATTTCAAAATTCAACTATCGTGGTGAAGGCTCTTTGGAATTGTGGATGAATCGTGTAATGGTAAATCTTTCATTGGACTACCTGCAGCAAAGAAAAAAGATGCAGGAAGTAATAGTTCAGGAAGAAGAGCTGCCAGACGTGATGGAATTGCCCGAAAGGGAATTGTACGAAGGCCTGTCTGATGCACAGCTAATGCTTTTTGTTACAGAACTGCCCACGGGATATCGCACAGTATTCAATTTATATGTGTTCGAAGAAAAGACACATAAGGAAATTGCAACTATGCTACACATCAACGAACACTCATCCACTTCACAACTTCACAGAGCAAAATGTATGTTAGCAAAGAGAATTAAAGAATTTATCCGCAATGAAGAAGAATGA
- the nadC gene encoding carboxylating nicotinate-nucleotide diphosphorylase → MNDLIDRLIDLAFAEDIGDGDHTTLSCIPATAMGKSKLLIKEEGVLAGIEIAKEIFNRFDSELKVEVFINDGAEVKPGDVAMIVEGKVQSLLQTERLMLNVMQRMSGIATTTRKYVKALEGTKTRVLDTRKTTPGMRMLEKEAVKIGGGVNHRIGLFDMILLKDNHVDFAGGIDKAITRAKEYCKAKGKDLKIEIEVRNFDELKQVLDLGGVDRIMLDNFNTDNTRKAVEMIAGRFETESSGGITFKTLRDYAECGVDYISVGALTHSVKGLDMSFKAC, encoded by the coding sequence ATGAATGATTTAATTGACAGATTAATAGATCTAGCTTTTGCCGAAGATATTGGTGATGGCGACCATACAACTCTTTCCTGTATCCCTGCTACTGCCATGGGAAAATCTAAACTTCTTATTAAAGAAGAGGGTGTACTTGCAGGAATAGAAATAGCAAAAGAAATATTTAACCGCTTTGATTCTGAACTGAAGGTTGAGGTATTTATTAACGATGGCGCGGAAGTAAAACCGGGTGATGTGGCAATGATTGTAGAAGGAAAAGTACAGTCTTTGTTGCAAACAGAACGATTGATGCTGAACGTGATGCAGCGTATGAGCGGCATTGCAACTACAACCCGCAAATACGTGAAGGCTTTGGAAGGAACAAAAACCAGAGTACTGGATACACGTAAAACAACTCCGGGCATGCGTATGCTTGAGAAAGAAGCTGTAAAAATAGGTGGTGGCGTAAATCACCGCATCGGACTGTTTGATATGATCTTGCTGAAGGACAATCATGTGGATTTTGCCGGCGGAATTGATAAAGCTATTACTCGTGCTAAGGAATATTGCAAAGCAAAAGGGAAAGATTTGAAGATTGAAATTGAAGTGCGTAACTTTGATGAACTCAAACAAGTACTTGATCTTGGTGGGGTAGACCGCATTATGCTCGATAACTTCAATACTGATAATACCCGTAAGGCTGTAGAAATGATTGCAGGCAGATTCGAAACTGAATCTTCGGGTGGTATTACTTTCAAGACTCTTCGCGATTATGCAGAGTGTGGAGTGGACTATATTTCTGTAGGTGCGCTTACTCATTCAGTAAAAGGACTAGATATGAGTTTCAAAGCTTGCTAG